In one window of Chitinophagales bacterium DNA:
- a CDS encoding YdcF family protein — protein MIAILLLAVFTNTFIHKQVTLAWQTPPEAMQHNKQYSAAILLGGLSYSDKERRTFFGSTSDRFIQAARLWHTGTVKKIIVCGGVGNLLNRDEPTEGGFMRDELIAMGIPDSCVLADTTSKNTFENALQAKAVIDAAQLQPPYLLVTSATHMPRSLKTFAKVGLTVEAHPSNYEVIDSKTNFKDFLVPDVTLLDKWTYLLKEMVGIVVYSMTGKA, from the coding sequence ATGATTGCAATCCTATTACTCGCGGTATTTACCAATACGTTTATCCATAAACAAGTAACACTGGCTTGGCAAACACCACCGGAAGCCATGCAGCACAATAAACAATACAGTGCGGCGATATTATTAGGCGGACTCTCCTATTCAGATAAAGAAAGAAGAACATTTTTCGGTTCCACTTCAGACCGTTTTATACAAGCAGCGCGATTGTGGCATACAGGCACAGTGAAAAAAATCATCGTTTGTGGTGGTGTAGGCAATTTGCTCAACAGAGATGAACCTACAGAAGGTGGCTTTATGCGCGATGAGTTGATTGCGATGGGTATTCCCGATTCTTGCGTATTAGCAGACACCACTTCTAAGAACACTTTTGAAAATGCCTTGCAAGCAAAAGCAGTGATTGATGCTGCACAGTTGCAACCGCCTTATCTATTGGTGACTTCGGCCACACATATGCCCCGCTCGCTCAAGACTTTTGCTAAAGTAGGATTGACAGTTGAAGCTCACCCTTCCAACTATGAAGTGATTGATTCAAAAACAAACTTCAAGGATTTTCTGGTGCCCGATGTAACACTGCTAGATAAATGGACTTACCTACTAAAGGAAATGGTTGGTATAGTTGTCTATAGTATGACGGGCAAAGCCTAA
- a CDS encoding 3-hydroxybutyryl-CoA dehydrogenase, whose product MKHITVIGAGTMGNGIAHVFAQNGFATTIVDISDAALDKALATIAKNLDRQVAKGSITEEVKAATLNNLTKSTSIADGVKNADLVVEAATENTELKLKIFQELDTHAPVEAILASNTSSISITKIAAVTKRPEKVIGMHFMNPVPVMKLVEVINGYATAASVTETIITLSKQLGKVPCVANDYPGFVANRILMPMINEAIISLHEGVAGVEEIDTIMKLGMAHPMGPLQLADFIGLDVCLSILQVLHDGFGNPKYAPCPLLVNMVTAGKKGVKTGEGFYVYTPGSKDLVVSPTFKK is encoded by the coding sequence ATGAAACATATTACAGTAATTGGTGCTGGAACCATGGGTAATGGTATTGCACACGTATTTGCACAAAACGGTTTTGCTACTACTATCGTTGATATCAGCGATGCAGCATTGGATAAAGCACTAGCTACCATTGCCAAAAATTTAGACCGTCAAGTAGCCAAAGGCAGTATTACAGAAGAAGTGAAGGCTGCAACACTCAATAACCTCACCAAATCAACCAGCATTGCGGATGGCGTAAAAAATGCAGATCTGGTTGTAGAAGCGGCTACAGAAAACACAGAATTGAAACTGAAAATTTTTCAAGAGCTGGATACTCATGCACCAGTGGAAGCAATACTGGCTTCTAATACTTCTTCTATCTCCATCACCAAGATTGCAGCTGTTACCAAACGTCCAGAAAAAGTAATTGGCATGCACTTCATGAACCCCGTTCCTGTGATGAAACTGGTGGAAGTGATCAACGGATATGCCACTGCTGCATCTGTAACGGAAACGATTATCACACTTAGCAAGCAGTTGGGTAAAGTGCCTTGTGTGGCAAATGATTATCCAGGCTTTGTGGCCAATAGAATTTTGATGCCGATGATCAATGAAGCCATCATTAGCCTACATGAAGGCGTGGCTGGTGTGGAAGAAATTGATACCATTATGAAATTGGGCATGGCCCACCCGATGGGACCATTGCAATTGGCCGACTTCATTGGCTTGGATGTTTGCCTCAGTATCTTGCAAGTATTGCATGATGGTTTCGGTAATCCAAAGTATGCACCTTGTCCGCTCTTAGTGAATATGGTGACTGCTGGTAAGAAAGGCGTAAAGACAGGCGAAGGTTTCTATGTGTACACACCAGGTTCAAAGGATTTGGTAGTAAGTCCAACATTTAAGAAGTAA
- a CDS encoding DEAD/DEAH box helicase, whose protein sequence is MRFTEFDFHPALLEGIEASRYENATPVQEQVIPPILAGKDIIASAQTGTGKTAAFLLPVMNRLITNKTHDKVNAVIIVPTRELVIQISQHIEGLAYFTDISAIPIYGGNDGQNFVAERKALELGADIIVCTPGRMMAHIKMGYVDFSFVEYLILDEADRMLDMGFQDDIRFIIGHMPKKRQNLLFSATMPEKIRKLAREILHEPVEINIAISRPPEKIVQKAFVLYDRQKLPMLQDILAHTHFTSCLIFCSSKQQVKELTRTLKHAGLKPEEIHSDLEQTQRETVLLGFSSGRIPILVATDILSRGIDIDTIDLVINYDVPHDGEDYVHRIGRTARAEADGIAFTLIGEEEQHKFAAIERLLGKEVPKANIPPEIGETPAYNPQARRVRGQGNRRHYPNKQSRHKKSS, encoded by the coding sequence TTGCGTTTTACAGAATTCGATTTTCACCCGGCCTTATTAGAAGGTATTGAAGCTTCCAGATATGAAAATGCCACTCCTGTGCAGGAGCAGGTAATTCCGCCAATCCTTGCAGGGAAAGACATTATTGCTTCCGCACAAACCGGTACAGGCAAAACAGCTGCATTCTTATTGCCTGTCATGAACAGACTGATCACCAATAAGACGCATGATAAAGTAAATGCGGTGATTATTGTGCCTACTCGAGAGCTGGTCATCCAAATATCACAGCATATTGAAGGCCTGGCTTATTTCACCGATATCAGTGCTATTCCCATTTATGGCGGCAACGACGGACAAAATTTTGTTGCGGAAAGAAAAGCACTGGAGTTGGGTGCAGATATTATTGTGTGCACGCCCGGTAGAATGATGGCCCATATCAAAATGGGTTATGTAGATTTTTCTTTTGTGGAATATTTGATTTTGGATGAAGCAGATCGTATGCTAGATATGGGTTTTCAGGATGATATTCGTTTCATCATTGGGCATATGCCGAAGAAAAGACAGAACCTCTTATTCTCTGCTACGATGCCGGAGAAAATCAGGAAACTGGCAAGAGAAATTTTACATGAACCGGTAGAAATCAATATTGCTATTTCCAGACCACCGGAGAAGATTGTACAGAAAGCATTTGTTTTGTATGATAGGCAGAAACTGCCCATGCTGCAGGATATTCTGGCGCATACGCACTTTACCAGTTGTTTGATTTTCTGTAGCAGTAAGCAACAAGTTAAAGAGCTCACGAGAACTTTGAAGCATGCCGGATTAAAGCCGGAAGAAATTCATAGCGATCTGGAACAAACACAACGTGAAACAGTTTTATTGGGATTCAGCAGTGGCCGTATTCCTATTTTGGTGGCTACGGATATCCTGAGCCGCGGCATTGATATTGATACCATTGATTTGGTGATCAATTACGATGTACCCCATGATGGAGAAGATTATGTGCACCGTATTGGTAGAACAGCACGTGCAGAAGCAGATGGTATTGCATTTACTTTAATTGGTGAAGAAGAGCAACACAAGTTTGCAGCCATTGAAAGACTCTTAGGCAAAGAAGTACCTAAAGCCAATATTCCTCCTGAGATTGGTGAAACACCTGCATACAACCCCCAAGCGAGAAGGGTTAGAGGGCAAGGAAATAGAAGACATTATCCGAACAAACAAAGCCGGCATAAGAAATCCTCATAG
- a CDS encoding FMN-binding negative transcriptional regulator — MYHVPYFKTVEQSQVIQFMREHPFVTIVGTDSAGLPVASHVPVLIEERDNQLFLLGHFMRKQEHTIALEHNPQALAIFHGPHAYVSAQWYDPQNVASTWNYMTVHARGKMKFLDEQALIDFLGRLTDHFEGVQDSPAALAKMDSQYVQQMAKAIVAFEMQVTELEHVFKLSQNKPEAVRQNIIGHLEKGDAAAQAVANAMKQIQ; from the coding sequence ATGTACCATGTGCCTTATTTTAAAACAGTGGAGCAGTCGCAGGTGATTCAATTCATGCGCGAGCATCCTTTTGTAACCATTGTTGGAACAGATTCGGCAGGACTTCCTGTTGCATCGCATGTGCCGGTCTTAATTGAAGAGCGTGATAACCAACTTTTTCTATTGGGGCATTTTATGCGCAAGCAAGAACATACGATTGCGCTCGAGCATAACCCGCAGGCATTGGCTATTTTTCATGGTCCGCATGCTTATGTGAGTGCGCAGTGGTATGACCCACAAAATGTGGCCAGTACCTGGAATTACATGACTGTTCATGCAAGGGGAAAAATGAAGTTTCTGGATGAACAAGCTTTGATTGATTTCCTAGGTCGTTTAACCGATCATTTTGAAGGTGTGCAGGATTCTCCTGCTGCTTTAGCGAAGATGGATTCGCAATATGTGCAACAAATGGCCAAAGCCATTGTTGCTTTTGAAATGCAGGTAACAGAATTGGAGCATGTATTCAAACTGAGTCAGAATAAACCTGAAGCAGTTCGTCAAAACATCATAGGGCATTTGGAAAAAGGTGATGCAGCAGCACAGGCTGTAGCCAATGCAATGAAGCAGATTCAATAA
- a CDS encoding Mrp/NBP35 family ATP-binding protein, translating to MTEADILKALSNVQEPDLGKDLVTLNMVKDVVIKGNDVSFTIVLTTPACPMKDMMRTASENAVRLLVNKEARVQVNFTANTTSQRKSEDQILKGVKNIIAVVSGKGGVGKSTVSANLALALREGGAKVGLMDADIYGPSVPIMFGVRGERPMMREVNGKPMIQPLDKYGLKLMSIGLLVDEKNAVVWRGPMASSAIRQFVTEVEWGELDYLVIDMPPGTGDIHLTLMQTVPVTGVVIVTTPQNVALADAKKGIAMFGQAQINVPIIGLVENMAYFTPAELPENKYYLFGKEGGKRLAEEYDLNFLGQIPLIQSIREGGDSGVPAMIGDDDQSKKAVMDFAAAAVRQIAIRNANLPTTKKVEVVAD from the coding sequence ATGACAGAAGCAGACATCCTCAAAGCATTAAGCAATGTACAGGAACCCGATTTAGGAAAAGATCTGGTTACCCTGAACATGGTCAAAGACGTAGTGATCAAAGGAAATGATGTGAGTTTTACCATTGTGCTCACCACGCCTGCTTGTCCAATGAAAGACATGATGCGCACCGCCAGTGAAAATGCTGTGCGTTTGCTGGTGAACAAGGAAGCTCGGGTGCAAGTTAATTTCACAGCCAATACAACTTCTCAGCGTAAGTCAGAAGACCAGATACTAAAGGGCGTGAAGAATATTATTGCTGTTGTGAGTGGGAAGGGTGGCGTAGGTAAGAGTACAGTTTCAGCCAATCTTGCCCTTGCGCTGAGAGAAGGTGGTGCTAAAGTGGGTTTGATGGATGCGGATATTTACGGACCCAGTGTGCCGATTATGTTTGGCGTGCGCGGCGAAAGACCCATGATGCGCGAAGTGAATGGCAAACCCATGATTCAGCCTTTGGATAAATACGGTTTGAAATTGATGAGTATCGGTTTACTGGTGGATGAGAAGAATGCAGTGGTTTGGCGCGGACCAATGGCCAGCAGTGCGATCCGTCAGTTTGTAACAGAAGTAGAGTGGGGTGAGTTGGATTACCTCGTGATTGATATGCCTCCTGGTACCGGTGATATTCACCTCACTTTAATGCAAACCGTTCCAGTAACCGGCGTAGTGATTGTAACAACGCCTCAGAACGTAGCATTAGCCGATGCAAAAAAAGGTATTGCAATGTTTGGTCAGGCGCAAATCAATGTACCCATAATTGGCTTGGTAGAGAATATGGCTTATTTCACGCCAGCTGAATTGCCAGAAAACAAATACTATTTATTTGGAAAAGAAGGCGGTAAGCGTTTGGCTGAAGAATATGATCTGAATTTCCTCGGACAGATTCCATTGATACAGTCCATCAGAGAAGGAGGCGACAGTGGTGTGCCTGCCATGATTGGTGATGATGATCAAAGCAAGAAAGCAGTGATGGATTTTGCTGCTGCTGCTGTTAGACAGATTGCCATTCGTAACGCCAATCTGCCCACCACTAAAAAAGTGGAAGTTGTAGCAGATTGA
- the fsa gene encoding fructose-6-phosphate aldolase, whose translation MKFFIDTANLAQIQEANDLGILDGVTTNPSLMAKEGVKGKEAVMNHYKTICELVDGDISAEVVSTDFQGMITEGQELAALHPNIVVKVPMIKDGIKAIKWFTDNGIKTNCTLVFSAGQAILAAKAGASYVSPFIGRIDDGGWDGMELIGQIANIYTIQGFKTEILAASIRNPLHIIKAAESGADVCTCPLDSILGLLKHPLTDIGLAKFLEDAKKFS comes from the coding sequence ATGAAATTTTTTATCGACACAGCAAATTTGGCTCAGATTCAAGAAGCCAATGACTTAGGTATTCTGGATGGTGTAACCACCAATCCCTCCCTAATGGCCAAAGAAGGTGTTAAAGGAAAGGAAGCTGTGATGAATCACTATAAAACCATCTGTGAATTGGTGGATGGTGATATCAGCGCAGAAGTGGTTTCTACTGATTTTCAAGGAATGATCACAGAAGGTCAGGAACTGGCCGCTTTACACCCAAACATTGTTGTGAAAGTACCGATGATCAAAGATGGTATCAAAGCCATTAAGTGGTTCACTGACAACGGTATCAAAACCAACTGTACCCTGGTTTTCTCTGCTGGTCAGGCTATTCTGGCTGCTAAAGCAGGAGCATCATATGTTTCGCCTTTTATCGGCAGAATCGATGATGGTGGTTGGGATGGCATGGAGCTGATTGGTCAGATTGCCAATATCTATACCATTCAGGGTTTCAAAACAGAAATCCTTGCAGCTTCTATTCGTAATCCACTGCATATCATCAAAGCAGCTGAATCTGGTGCAGATGTATGTACCTGTCCGCTGGATTCTATCCTAGGTTTGCTGAAACATCCGCTTACCGATATTGGCCTAGCCAAGTTTCTGGAAGACGCAAAAAAATTCAGTTAA
- a CDS encoding four helix bundle protein — protein sequence MTAAELQQRIKEFAINVVALCETLPPKKVAKIIEDQLIRSAFSAAANYRAACTAQSKNAFSAKLSIALEEADEAWFWLGVIKDLQLTNHTGLPVLIAEAGSITKILGASRRTARKSV from the coding sequence ATGACTGCTGCTGAGTTACAACAAAGAATCAAGGAATTTGCTATTAATGTTGTCGCGCTCTGCGAAACCCTTCCTCCCAAAAAAGTTGCTAAAATCATTGAAGACCAGTTAATAAGGTCCGCATTTTCCGCTGCGGCTAATTACCGCGCTGCCTGCACAGCCCAAAGTAAAAATGCATTTAGTGCAAAATTGAGTATTGCACTAGAAGAGGCTGATGAAGCATGGTTTTGGCTTGGTGTGATTAAAGATTTACAATTAACCAATCATACGGGTTTACCCGTATTGATCGCTGAGGCGGGATCCATTACCAAAATTTTGGGTGCATCTAGAAGAACTGCTAGAAAATCTGTGTAA
- a CDS encoding PAS domain S-box protein translates to MNADQSKDINQLKRIYAIINGINKAIIRINEKDTLMQEICNVITTEGGYLLAWIGVLDPESGQVKPLYFSGKENGYLAKINISNSNSPEGMGPTGRALKSGTHVICHDTATDPLFAPWRDAALERGYRSTISFPIFQEADRLYAAAIYAGEPYVFEHPEEVDLILSISENISYAMAKIAVDEKLNATTKQLMMLNTAVEHTAASVVITNIDGNIEYVNPAFSRLTGYTYAEAIGKNPRILQTGFTSKEEYTAMWAKLSSGNVWSGIFRNKKKNGEYYWEQATISPIKNDNGVVTNYIAVKENITERKVVEERLQEEHNFFEQIFDQSISAKILFDQSGQIIRINQKFKEMFEIDGSAMLQSNYSVFDDLYCQNAGLATLIQNIFEEKISVQQEMAIRFDIPGQKRTEQVWTKLLAYAIENKDGQVSSVMVEVEDLKALKEAQNSIEADRFFFEQLFMQSQSALQILDNEGWTYRVNARFVRMFGITPELIENNRHNAFTEPLAVASGIAETVKSVIEQGIAIEKEFFLDLDLAKNIQGLDFGHRIDGIWVLLKIFPMFDVEGKLLYIILEYDDITQRKQDEQNLLKLNDELRDLTNYLQDVREEERKEIAKEIHDELGQNLTVMKMDAIWIAQRLDEGQKEISERAKNLLKVTDETVLKSRHLYNSLYPQMLNDSGLMDTLLWHANNYQQITGVRIVVDGIIEESSLNAKTKLALYRAVQESLTNVLRYAKASQVGIELYEEDAHIHMHIRDNGIGFDPDAVNKTMHHGLTGMVERFIALRGACSINSAPGKGTHIAISVPALVKAAD, encoded by the coding sequence ATGAACGCCGACCAGTCAAAGGATATTAATCAGCTCAAGCGCATTTATGCGATTATCAATGGCATTAATAAAGCCATTATCCGCATCAATGAAAAAGATACCCTCATGCAGGAAATCTGCAATGTTATCACAACAGAAGGGGGGTATTTACTGGCATGGATTGGCGTATTAGATCCGGAATCTGGTCAGGTGAAACCTTTGTATTTCTCTGGTAAAGAGAATGGGTATCTAGCCAAAATCAATATCAGCAATAGTAATTCTCCTGAAGGCATGGGCCCAACAGGACGTGCGTTGAAATCTGGTACGCATGTGATCTGCCATGATACTGCAACGGATCCGCTTTTTGCGCCATGGCGGGATGCAGCGCTGGAAAGAGGCTATCGATCAACCATTTCATTCCCCATTTTTCAGGAAGCAGATAGATTGTATGCAGCAGCTATATACGCAGGAGAACCTTATGTTTTTGAGCATCCGGAGGAAGTAGATTTGATCCTTAGCATATCAGAGAACATCAGTTATGCTATGGCGAAAATAGCGGTTGACGAAAAGTTGAATGCAACCACCAAGCAATTGATGATGCTAAATACAGCTGTAGAGCATACTGCAGCCAGTGTGGTGATAACAAATATTGATGGCAATATTGAGTATGTGAATCCGGCTTTTAGTCGCTTAACTGGTTACACTTACGCTGAAGCAATCGGAAAGAATCCGCGCATATTGCAAACAGGATTTACGAGTAAGGAAGAGTATACCGCTATGTGGGCAAAGCTGAGTTCTGGAAATGTTTGGAGTGGTATATTCAGAAATAAAAAGAAGAATGGCGAATACTATTGGGAGCAGGCAACAATTTCGCCAATCAAAAACGATAATGGGGTTGTTACCAACTATATCGCTGTAAAGGAAAATATTACTGAAAGAAAAGTTGTTGAGGAGCGATTACAGGAAGAGCATAATTTCTTTGAGCAAATTTTTGATCAGTCAATTTCAGCAAAAATTCTATTCGATCAGTCTGGTCAGATTATCCGTATCAACCAGAAGTTTAAAGAGATGTTTGAGATAGATGGTAGTGCAATGCTACAATCTAATTACAGTGTTTTTGATGATCTGTATTGTCAAAACGCCGGATTAGCCACTTTGATACAAAACATCTTTGAAGAGAAAATTTCCGTGCAGCAGGAAATGGCTATTCGTTTTGATATCCCAGGACAAAAAAGAACTGAACAAGTTTGGACCAAACTTTTGGCATACGCTATCGAGAACAAAGATGGGCAGGTGAGTTCTGTAATGGTAGAAGTGGAAGATTTGAAGGCTTTAAAGGAAGCGCAGAATAGTATAGAAGCTGATCGTTTCTTTTTTGAACAGCTGTTTATGCAGTCGCAAAGTGCTTTGCAGATTTTGGATAATGAAGGCTGGACTTACCGTGTCAATGCCAGATTTGTTAGAATGTTTGGCATTACGCCCGAATTAATTGAGAACAACCGGCACAATGCTTTCACTGAGCCTTTGGCTGTTGCTTCAGGTATAGCAGAAACAGTTAAAAGTGTAATCGAACAGGGTATTGCAATTGAGAAAGAATTTTTCCTTGACTTGGATTTGGCTAAAAATATCCAGGGTTTAGATTTTGGCCACCGCATTGATGGTATTTGGGTGCTGCTGAAAATATTCCCCATGTTTGATGTTGAGGGAAAACTACTCTACATCATTTTGGAGTATGATGATATCACACAAAGAAAGCAGGATGAGCAAAATCTGTTGAAGTTGAATGATGAACTGCGTGATCTCACCAACTATCTGCAGGATGTACGTGAAGAAGAGCGGAAGGAAATTGCCAAAGAAATTCATGATGAGTTAGGTCAGAACCTGACTGTTATGAAAATGGATGCAATATGGATAGCGCAAAGATTGGATGAAGGACAAAAAGAAATTAGCGAGCGCGCCAAGAACCTCTTGAAAGTAACCGACGAAACGGTTTTGAAAAGCCGACATCTGTATAACTCGCTTTATCCGCAGATGTTGAATGATAGTGGTCTCATGGATACCCTACTCTGGCATGCCAACAATTATCAGCAAATTACTGGTGTCAGAATTGTTGTGGATGGCATTATTGAAGAGTCTTCACTGAATGCCAAAACCAAGCTTGCTTTGTATAGGGCAGTGCAGGAGAGCCTAACCAATGTGTTGCGCTACGCAAAAGCATCTCAGGTTGGGATAGAATTGTACGAAGAAGATGCACATATTCATATGCATATCAGGGATAACGGTATTGGATTTGACCCAGATGCCGTAAACAAAACCATGCACCACGGATTAACAGGTATGGTAGAAAGATTCATTGCACTACGTGGTGCTTGTTCCATTAATTCCGCTCCGGGTAAGGGCACGCATATTGCAATTTCAGTGCCTGCTTTGGTGAAAGCAGCAGATTAG
- a CDS encoding carboxypeptidase-like regulatory domain-containing protein, whose protein sequence is MRKRVQYTLLLLALLVSANSFAQNYYRDSVVQFYGVVLTSDSLRAIPSASIIVEGKGRGTFTNQDGVFSIAVLKGDKIRFSCIGFTDESIVVPKDLNGNQFSVIKLLSNDTAYLPAVIIRPRVTREQFERDFLNNSVPDDDYEIARKNTSEAQRRIILNSLPADGREAVNYQLRQQSGRYYSNGQLPPQNIFNPAAWASFIQAWKRGDFKKKN, encoded by the coding sequence ATGAGAAAACGGGTACAATACACACTCTTACTGCTTGCCCTGCTTGTTTCCGCCAATAGCTTCGCGCAGAACTATTACCGGGATTCAGTGGTACAGTTTTACGGTGTGGTATTAACGAGCGACAGCCTGAGAGCCATCCCATCCGCTTCCATTATTGTTGAAGGCAAGGGACGAGGCACATTTACCAACCAAGACGGCGTTTTCTCCATTGCAGTATTGAAGGGCGATAAAATCCGCTTTTCCTGCATAGGTTTTACAGACGAAAGCATTGTAGTACCTAAGGATTTGAATGGCAACCAGTTCAGTGTCATCAAACTCCTTAGTAACGATACTGCTTACCTGCCGGCAGTAATTATCCGCCCAAGGGTTACCAGAGAACAATTTGAGCGCGATTTCCTCAATAATAGTGTACCTGACGATGATTATGAGATTGCCCGAAAGAATACCAGTGAAGCTCAGCGCCGCATTATTTTGAACAGCCTACCGGCTGATGGTCGCGAAGCCGTGAATTATCAGTTGCGTCAGCAATCTGGCCGCTACTATTCTAACGGTCAGTTACCGCCTCAGAATATCTTCAACCCTGCTGCATGGGCCAGCTTTATTCAGGCTTGGAAAAGGGGTGATTTCAAGAAAAAGAACTAA
- a CDS encoding glycerophosphodiester phosphodiesterase — translation MRSIQWVIILFVVSCTITKKQSINMAPAIAFDTQGHRGCRGLMPENTIPAMIKALDLGVTTLEMDAVITKDSQVVLSHEPFFNHEISTSPDGLPISEATEKQHNIFQLDYAEVKRYDVGLAKHPRFPRQEKIAAVKPLLADVFDAADAHAKKTNRALPFYNIETKSQASTDNQFHPEPGRFVELMMHVIRQKKIEQRVIIQSFDVRTLQYLHQHYPHIQTAYLVERPSLNSMDAQINKLGFTPTIFSPEHRLVTTAMINYCREKKIKLIPWTVNELSTMQKLKDMGVDGIISDYPDLFAQMK, via the coding sequence ATGCGAAGTATTCAATGGGTAATTATCTTATTTGTTGTCAGTTGTACTATAACCAAAAAACAATCCATCAACATGGCTCCAGCAATTGCTTTTGATACACAGGGGCATAGAGGTTGCAGGGGCTTGATGCCTGAGAATACCATTCCGGCGATGATCAAGGCTTTGGATTTGGGTGTAACTACGTTGGAAATGGATGCTGTGATTACCAAGGATAGTCAGGTGGTGCTAAGTCATGAACCTTTTTTTAATCATGAAATCAGTACTTCGCCCGATGGGTTACCCATCAGTGAAGCAACTGAAAAGCAGCACAATATTTTTCAACTGGATTATGCAGAGGTGAAGCGTTATGATGTTGGTTTGGCTAAGCATCCGCGTTTTCCGCGTCAGGAGAAAATAGCAGCAGTGAAGCCTTTATTGGCTGATGTATTTGATGCCGCAGATGCACATGCGAAGAAAACAAACAGGGCTTTGCCTTTTTACAATATTGAAACCAAGTCGCAGGCATCTACAGACAATCAGTTTCATCCGGAGCCCGGAAGATTTGTTGAGTTAATGATGCATGTAATACGGCAGAAAAAAATTGAACAGCGTGTCATCATTCAATCCTTTGATGTAAGAACCTTGCAGTATTTACATCAGCATTACCCACATATACAAACAGCATATCTGGTAGAACGCCCTTCTTTAAATAGTATGGATGCGCAAATCAATAAACTCGGTTTCACGCCAACCATTTTTAGTCCGGAACACCGTTTGGTAACAACAGCCATGATCAATTATTGCCGTGAGAAGAAAATCAAGCTCATTCCCTGGACAGTGAATGAGCTATCCACGATGCAAAAACTGAAAGACATGGGTGTGGATGGGATTATCTCAGATTATCCCGACTTGTTTGCGCAGATGAAATAG
- a CDS encoding (d)CMP kinase → MQPIIITLDGYSSCGKSTLARALAQELNYVFIDSGAMYRAITLYFLRNHIDWTNQQAVVDALQEINLQFHYNPNTGSSDMYLNDEHVEALIRDMLVSERVSDIAAIKEVREFAVAQQQEMGKRKGIVMDGRDIGTTVFPDAELKLFITADPAVRVERRFKEMLAKNPNITIEEVKDNLEMRDYIDSHREVSPLRKADDAIVLDNSHLTREEQLAAALKLAKTAMKR, encoded by the coding sequence ATGCAGCCGATTATTATCACTTTAGATGGATATTCTTCTTGTGGCAAAAGCACATTGGCTCGTGCGCTTGCGCAAGAGTTGAATTATGTGTTTATCGATAGCGGGGCCATGTATCGAGCCATTACCTTATACTTTCTGCGTAACCATATTGATTGGACCAACCAGCAGGCTGTGGTAGATGCTTTACAAGAAATCAACCTGCAGTTTCATTACAATCCCAATACAGGCAGCAGCGATATGTACCTGAATGATGAGCATGTAGAGGCACTGATTCGGGATATGCTGGTGAGTGAGCGTGTGAGTGATATTGCTGCGATCAAAGAAGTGCGTGAGTTCGCCGTTGCACAACAGCAGGAAATGGGAAAGCGAAAGGGAATTGTAATGGATGGGCGTGATATCGGAACAACTGTGTTTCCAGATGCAGAGTTGAAGCTATTCATAACGGCTGATCCTGCAGTGCGTGTGGAGCGTCGTTTTAAGGAGATGCTTGCTAAGAATCCAAACATCACTATTGAAGAAGTGAAGGATAATTTGGAAATGCGTGATTATATTGATAGCCATCGGGAAGTGAGTCCGCTCAGAAAAGCCGATGATGCCATTGTACTGGATAACAGCCACTTAACCAGGGAAGAACAACTGGCAGCAGCTTTAAAGCTGGCCAAAACTGCTATGAAGCGCTAA